In Neovison vison isolate M4711 chromosome 11, ASM_NN_V1, whole genome shotgun sequence, one genomic interval encodes:
- the MFHAS1 gene encoding malignant fibrous histiocytoma-amplified sequence 1, whose translation MAAKDSGNLKTVRLWRDAALRARKLRSNLRQLTLSAAGGCPGAGAEQLDSPDAPQLVLPANIGDIEVLNLGNNGLEEVPDGLGSALGSLRVLVLRRNRFARLPPAVAELGHHLTELDVSHNRLTALGAEVVSALRELRKLNLSHNQLPALPAQLGTLAHLEELDVSFNRLAHLPDSLSCLLRLRTLDVDHNQLTAFPRQLLQLAALEELDVSSNRLRGLPEDISALRALKILWLSGAELGTLPSGFCELAGLESLMLDNNGLHALPAQFSRLQRLKMLNLSSNLFEEFPAALLPLAGLEELYLSRNQLTSVPSLISGLGRLLTLWLDHNRIRYLPDSIVELTGLEELVLQGNQIAVLPDNFGQLSRVGLWKIKDNPLIQPPYEVCMKGIPYIAAYQKELAHSQPAVQPRLKLLLMGQKAAGKTLLRHCLTEDRVEENQGGGDKEKSYPAAAPSVSKGIEVTSWTADASRGLRFIVYDLAGDESYEVIQPFFLSPGALYMLVVNLATYEPRRFPATVGSFLHRVGARVPHAVVCIVGTHADLCGERELEEKCLDIHRQIALQEKHDAEGLSRLAQVVDEALTRDFELRSASPHAAYYGVSDKNLRRRKAHFQYLLNHRLQILSPVLPVSCRDPRQLQRLRDKLLSVAEHREIFPNLHRVLPRSWQVLEELHFQPPQAQRLWLSWWDSARLGLQAGLTEDRLQSALSYLHESGKLLYFEDSPALKEHVFHNLTRLIDILNVFFQRDPSLLLHKLLLGTSGEGEGEGDRSPLMATPTPGQELLRATQLHHYVEGFLLHGLLPAHVIRLLLKPHVQAQQDLQLLLELLEKMGLCYCLNKPKGKPLNGSTAWYKFPCYVQNEVPHAEAWINGTNLAGQSFVAEQLQIEYSFPFTFPPGLFARYSVQINSHVVHRSDGKLQIFAYRGKVPVVVSYRPAKGLLQPDTLSIASHASLPNIWTAWQAITPLVEELNVLLQEWPGLHYTVHILCSKCLKRGSPNPHAFPGELLSQPRPEGVAEIICPKNGSERVNVALVYPPTPTVISPCSKKNVGEKHRNQ comes from the coding sequence ATGGCTGCGAAGGACAGCGGGAACCTGAAGACGGTGAGGCTGTGGCGGGACGCCGCCCTGCGCGCCAGGAAGCTGCGGAGCAACCTGCGCCAGCTCACCCTCAGCGCGGCCGGGGGCTGCCCGGGGGCGGGCGCCGAGCAGCTCGACTCCCCCGACGCCCCCCAGCTCGTGCTGCCGGCCAACATCGGGGACATTGAGGTGCTGAACCTGGGCAACAACGGCCTGGAGGAGGTGCCCGACGGGCTGGGCTCGGCGCTGGGCAGCCTGCGCGTCCTGGTGCTGCGCAGAAACCGCTTCGCCCGGCTGCCCCCGGCCGTGGCCGAGCTGGGCCACCACCTCACTGAGCTGGACGTGAGCCACAACCGGCTGACCGCCCTGGGCGCGGAGGTGGTGAGCGCCCTGCGGGAGCTGCGCAAGCTCAACCTCAGCCACAACCAGCTGCCCGCCCTGCCCGCCCAGCTGGGGACCCTGGCCCACCTGGAGGAGCTGGATGTCAGCTTCAACCGGCTGGCACACCTGCCCgactccctctcctgcctcttgcGCCTGCGCACCCTCGACGTGGACCACAACCAGCTCACGGCTTTCCCCCGGCAGCTGCTGCAGCTGGCGGCCCTGGAGGAGCTGGACGTGTCCAGCAACCGGCTGCGGGGCCTACCTGAGGATATCAGTGCCCTGCGCGCCCTCAAGATCCTCTGGCTGAGTGGGGCCGAGCTTGGCACCCTGCCCAGCGGCTTCTGCGAGCTGGCCGGCCTCGAGAGCCTCATGCTCGACAACAACGGGCTGCACGCTCTGCCCGCCCAGTTCAGCCGCCTGCAGCGGCTCAAAATGCTCAACCTCTCCTCCAACCTCTTCGAGGAGTTCCCTGCCGCGCTACTGCCCCTGGCTGGGCTGGAGGAGCTCTACCTGAGCCGCAACCAGCTCACCTCCGTGCCGTCGCTCATCTCGGGCCTGGGCCGGCTTCTCACCCTCTGGCTGGATCATAACCGGATCCGCTACCTGCCCGACTCCATTGTGGAACTGACAGGTCTGGAGGAGCTCGTGCTGCAAGGGAACCAGATCGCCGTGCTGCCCGACAACTTCGGCCAGCTCTCCAGGGTGGGCCTGTGGAAGATCAAGGACAACCCGCTGATCCAGCCCCCCTACGAGGTCTGCATGAAGGGGATCCCCTACATCGCAGCCTACCAGAAGGAGCTAGCGCACTCCCAGCCCGCTGTGCAGCCCCGCCTCAAGCTGCTCCTGATGGGCCAGAAGGCCGCGGGGAAGACCTTGCTCCGTCACTGCCTCACCGAGGACAGAGTGGAGGAAAACCAGGGAGGAGGGGACAAGGAAAAGAGCTACCCCGCTGCAGCTCCTTCTGTGAGCAAAGGCATCGAGGTGACCAGCTGGACGGCGGATGCTTCCCGGGGGCTGCGGTTCATTGTGTATGACTTAGCGGGTGATGAAAGCTACGAGGTGATCcagcccttcttcctctccccggGAGCCCTCTACATGCTGGTGGTGAACCTGGCCACCTATGAGCCCCGCCGCTTTCCCGCCACCGTGGGTTCCTTCTTGCATCGGGTCGGGGCCCGGGTTCCCCATGCCGTGGTATGCATCGTGGGCACGCACGCAGACTTGTGTGGGGAGCGGGAGCTGGAGGAGAAGTGCCTGGACATTCACCGCCAGATCGCCCTGCAGGAGAAGCACGACGCAGAGGGACTGAGCCGGTTGGCCCAGGTGGTGGACGAGGCCCTGACCCGGGACTTTGAGCTGCGCTCCGCCAGCCCCCACGCGGCCTACTACGGGGTTTCAGACAAGAACCTCCGGCGGCGCAAGGCCCATTTTCAGTACCTGCTCAACCACCGGCTGCAGATCCTGTCCCCGGTGTTGCCCGTCAGCTGCAGAGACCCTCGCCAGTTACAGCGCCTTCGGGACAAGCTGCTCTCCGTAGCTGAGCACCGGGAGATCTTCCCCAATTTACACAGAGTACTGCCTCGATCCTGGCAGGTGCTGGAGGAGCTCCATTTCCAGCCGCCCCAGGCACAGCGgctgtggctcagctggtgggaCTCGGCCCGCCTGGGCCTGCAGGCCGGTCTGACCGAGGACCGGCTGCAGAGTGCTCTTTCGTACCTGCACGAGAGCGGCAAGCTGCTCTACTTCGAGGACAGCCCAGCCCTCAAGGAGCACGTCTTCCACAACCTCACCCGCCTCATCGACATCCTCAATGTCTTTTTCCAGAGGGATCCTTCCCTGCTGCTGCACAAGCTGCTCCTGGGCACCAGCGGCGAGGGCGAGGGTGAGGGCGACCGCTCCCCGCTGATGGCGACGCCCACCCCAGGCCAGGAACTTTTGCGGGCCACCCAGCTCCATCATTACGTGGAGGGCTTTCTGCTTCACGGGCTCTTGCCAGCCCATGTCATCCGGTTGCTGCTGAAGCCTCACGTCCAGGCCCAGCAGGACTTGCAGCTGCTGTTGGAGCTGCTGGAGAAGATGGGACTCTGTTACTGCCTCAATAAGCCCAAAGGCAAGCCTCTGAATGGGTCCACGGCTTGGTACAAGTTCCCGTGCTATGTGCAGAACGAGGTACCCCATGCAGAGGCCTGGATTAACGGGACCAACCTGGCCGGGCAGTCTTTCGTGGCCGAGCAGTTGCAGATTGAATACAGTTTCCCCTTTACCTTTCCACCCGGCCTGTTCGCGCGCTACAGCGTCCAGATCAACAGCCACGTGGTGCACAGATCCGACGGGAAACTTCAGATCTTTGCGTATCGGGGGAAGGTTCCGGTGGTGGTCAGTTACAGACCGGCCAAGGGGCTCCTGCAGCCAGACACTCTGTCCATTGCCAGCCACGCGTCATTACCAAACATATGGACGGCATGGCAAGCCATAACCCCCTTGGTAGAGGAACTGAATGTCCTGCTTCAGGAATGGCCTGGACTGCACTACACCGTGCACATTCTCTGTTCTAAGTGCCTTAAGAGAGGGTCGCCCAATCCACACGCTTTCCCAG